AACGCTGAACCTTCTGGCTCGAGATCCGGCGACCGAGGTACCAACGTCAGTACCTCGGGTTCTCTTTTGGATGGCATTCCCCCCGATATTGGCTCTGCTAGCTGGGCTGAAGCAGTCAAACAAAAACGTGTTAACATGCGCCGTCGCAGGGAAGAACTGGACGATGAGTGCGTTCTCGTTGGAACTAGAGTTTCAGAGGGCCATGAAAACTATGTTACAGCGTACAACATGCTTACTGGAATTCGCGTCGGTGTTTCTCGTTGCCAAGCGAAAATGGACCGTGAGCTTACTCCTGCTGATTTTACTGCTCGTCACAAGTTTACCTTTGACATTACTGGCAACGAACTCACTCCCTCCGCCAAGTATGATTTTAAGTTCAAAGATTATGCACCTTGGGTATTTAGACATCTAAGGCAGCTGTTTCATTTAGATGCTGCAGATTATCTTGTATCTCTTACCAGTAAGTACATTTTGTCTGAGTTAGATTCTCCTGGGAAAAGtggttcttttttttatttttctcgTGACTATCGATtcattattaaaacaatCCATCACTCTGAGCACAAATTTTTGCGTGAAATTCTTTATGATTACTACGAACACGTCAAGAATAATCCGAACACATTGATTTCGCAATTTTATGGGTTGCATAGGGTAAAATTACCCTTTGGCCGAAAAATCCATTTTGTTGTAATGAACAACCTTTTCCCACCTCATCGTGATATCCACCAAACTTTTGATCTCAAAGGATCCACCCTAGGAAGGGAACTCGACGAAAATCAACCTTGTCAAAGTCCCATGTGTACAATGAAAGATACAAATTGGATTCGCAGAAATATGCATCTTCAGTTTGGTCCTTTAAAGCGTCAGATATTCTTAACTCAGGTCAAAGCCGATATTGATATGCTGTCCTCTTTAGGAATTATGGATTACAGTTTACTTGTCGGCATCCATGACCTTTCACGTGGTAATCGTGACAAAATTCGTAATAGCATTCTGTCAGTTTACGACCCAAATGTGTCGCAACATCGAGTGCCCTCGATTAATGGCAATGAATCTCACTCAAACGTTCATGTAATCAGACAAGTCGTTAATAGCACCGGTCCTGTTTCGTTGGATCAATCTTGTAATCTATTGCCGACCGACCAGTTCGTTGAGTAAGTgcttattatttttttaacaattagactattttttaacactATTTTAGGAGAAGAAACTTCATGTTCTACAGTGATGACGGTGGATTCCAAGCCACCGATGAAAACAATGAGCCAGGAAActttatcttttatatCGGAATAATTGACTTACTTACTAAGGTATGATAAATTgcgtaaatttttttatgggAATGCAAAGTCTTTTACTTGTTTTCCttgtttgcttttattttcattatactTACCGGTGTTTAGTATTCATATGTTAAGCGCGTTGAGCATTTATGGAAGGGCATTAATCATTCAGATTCTGTCATTTCTGCTGTTCCACCTGCTGAATACGCTTCACGCTTCTACAAATTTGTAGAGTCAAGTATTAAGCCAACTCTTTTAGTTTTGAAACCATTCCCCTTAAAACCGCAGGATGGCCAGCGTGTTAACAAACAGCAAAGCGTTAATGCTGGCAATGTGCGCACTAATAACAAGCATGGTTCTCTTAATAATAATACAGCTCCTTCTTCTCGCAATGCTAAAAGCACTTCTGCTCATAAATCACCCAAAACAGAACACCGATTTCCATTCCCATGCCGCAATGTTACTACGAACACTTCTTCAtcttaataaattttaatgtCTTTGAAGTGCACATATTTCAAGTTTAAtgcatttatttataatgCTTTACCACCTTTTTATTCTTGTATATATTGGctaatttatctttttattttagagaaaaaacaaagcaaaGCATGTATGCCGAAGTGCATTAACGGATGCACAACCTATAACTTATTGCTCTAATTAGCgcttttattatttacatctCAAATAACTTATGTTCGTCAGTTCCTCACCAATCT
This portion of the Schizosaccharomyces pombe strain 972h- genome assembly, chromosome: I genome encodes:
- the its3 gene encoding 1-phosphatidylinositol-4-phosphate 5-kinase Its3; protein product: MKIDSNGIVNPHSITNEIPSYDEKQAVDLNGNAFAPNGTFQKKDLISHKNDFERTMRHDVLHTNPKIEVRSETHIYEPNDSLFKENQDFPSNPTAHSPSSSSNDSVITATGVPDGILRDSPIVSALEPPSSNSSSSPQLQNLKHQLSSPQPSRAPIDRSSSNPVTSSQQPPNDRSTLSSSQKAKRPLKRSYSEKNSSNAEPSGSRSGDRGTNVSTSGSLLDGIPPDIGSASWAEAVKQKRVNMRRRREELDDECVLVGTRVSEGHENYVTAYNMLTGIRVGVSRCQAKMDRELTPADFTARHKFTFDITGNELTPSAKYDFKFKDYAPWVFRHLRQLFHLDAADYLVSLTSKYILSELDSPGKSGSFFYFSRDYRFIIKTIHHSEHKFLREILYDYYEHVKNNPNTLISQFYGLHRVKLPFGRKIHFVVMNNLFPPHRDIHQTFDLKGSTLGRELDENQPCQSPMCTMKDTNWIRRNMHLQFGPLKRQIFLTQVKADIDMLSSLGIMDYSLLVGIHDLSRGNRDKIRNSILSVYDPNVSQHRVPSINGNESHSNVHVIRQVVNSTGPVSLDQSCNLLPTDQFVERRNFMFYSDDGGFQATDENNEPGNFIFYIGIIDLLTKYSYVKRVEHLWKGINHSDSVISAVPPAEYASRFYKFVESSIKPTLLVLKPFPLKPQDGQRVNKQQSVNAGNVRTNNKHGSLNNNTAPSSRNAKSTSAHKSPKTEHRFPFPCRNVTTNTSSS